The Yersinia entomophaga nucleotide sequence GCACTTTGCTGCCATTCGCCGTTAACCGCCATGTGAGCCTTAGCGACCTCAATCAGGCCATTCTTAAGACTTAACACTTTGTTGTTATGGGAGATATCGGCGCTCACTTTGCCAATATTCTGCCCCATAACCCAGCATTCTTGACAGCGAAGCTGCAACGCTGGCCAATCGCGGAACGAAACATCATGACTTAGTGGAGAATCTTGCAACGCCGCTTTTGACAAAGGTTTATCAACATCTTGCGCCGTCCACTGCGGGTTGTAGTAGAGATAGCGAATATCTGCCCGCCACGGCCCGCTGCTGGCTACGCGCACGCTGCCATCCACTTCGCGCCCTTTGGCGCTAATATTTGTCCCATTCAGCTGCGGCTCAATCCGCAGGGTCAGATTATGCCAAGCCTGGCCGCCCAGCAGCAGTTCTGGCGTTTGTAGCTCAATGCGAGAAGGTAATGTGAACTGGCTCTGGCTGGCAGATTTTTTACCGATCATGGATGACGCCTGCGGAGAGGCTGATGCTAGCGCAGGGCCAATTAGCGCCAGCCAACGTTCCCCATCCAAAGGGGGCAAATTCACCACCAACCCTTTTTCAGCAGGTAATGGCGGGACTTTTTTGCTGTCGGTTTGCCAGACCGCTTTACTCAATTCGACTTTCTGATCTTTTAACAACCATTGACTGTTAAAATGATTCGTTCCTGCCGCTGAACCAGAAAGCGTGAATCCATTGAGGCCACCTTTGGCCTGAACGCTCACCGGCAAAGATTCACCGCCTTGAGTATCTAGCGGCGGCGGTAAGCGACTGCTCACTTTCTTTAGGTCTGCGTTGACATCTACCAGATAACTTGGCTCCCCGTGCTTCGGCAACTGCACCGCAACTTTGCCCTGCCAACCGAAGCTACCCTTCAGCTGTTTGGCTATTTCAGCGGGAATCTCGGTGATTTTGGCTGGAATCCAGTCACCGCGCAGGTTAACCCCAACCTGAAAGTTGTCTTTTTGCTCTTCCGTGGTGAAATTTACCGTCAGCGGCTGACCAAACCAGTTAGCCGATATTTCATCGCTCGACAGATTGCCATCGCTAAAGCGGAATTTACCGCTGACATTTTCCAACTGACTTTGCAGTGGCTTAATCAATAAACTGTTGTTGTGCAGCGTCACTTCACCGGTAGCGTGCGTGATATTGCCTTCTACCAAGGGAATATCCAGATGTAAGCGCCCACTTACACCCCCACCAACCTGGAGTTCATCCAATGCACTCCCCACGGAATCATGTAGCGGCGTATCGTTAAAGTAATCATGAACATCCGAGCCTAGCCCCGCTACCTGCGCATCAACAAACAGGCGTTCTTTCAGATAATCAGGAATATTGGCGCTGATATTGGTGCCGGTGACGTTCCCCAGCATTGCCCGCGGTGCATTCATCCACAGGCCGTCATTGAGGAAATTCAGGTCGATAGCCAGATTTTCCAGCGCTGGCCATTCCGGTTGGAACTGGAAGGTCGCATTACGCAACGGAACATAAACCTGGAATTGACCCTCGTTATGGGTATAAGGGAAATAATGTGGATTACCGTTATAGACCAACGTGGCGTTATCCACCTGCCCGCCCTGAATCGCGCCGGTCAGATAATCCACCAACGCTTTCCCCATCAAAGGCTGAGGGAAGTAACGCCAGGCATCTGCGCCGTCATACAGGCGGATACCGGCCAGAATATTCAGCCACGGCTGGCCTTTTTCCGGCTGTTGATAACGGAAACTACCGTTTGCCCACAAAGACTTGGCTTTTACATCCAGCTTATCGCTCCACAGCTCCCAGCCTTTATCATCCATGCGCCAGTCAATGTCGCCCTGAGCGCTGCTGACTTCCAGCGGTGCGCCAAACATGTCACCGTAAGGCAAAATGCTGTCGTGCAGATTTACCGCCAGACGCCCATGGCTGACGGAACCGCTCAATGTGCCAGAGAAATGATTCACGCCCGGTAAGAGTTCCCAATGCTGCCAGCTGACATCTTGCCATTTAGCCTGAAAACGGGTCAATTCTGGCTGTTTTAGAGGAATATCCAGCGCCAGCGCATTCAAATGCCCCTGCGGTTTTAAATCTCCCCAACGGGCCAGTAAATCCGGGGTAAACAAAGAAATGGTCGGTAACAGCGGCCCAATTCGCTCTAACTGAAGGTCTTTGGCACGAAGGCGTAATTCTTCCGGCTGATCCGGGCCCAGCAGTTTATTATTTTCCGGCAACCACAGCGCCGACAGGCTCCCTTGCGGCCACGCCTGGCCGTCAGTGGTTAAATTCAGCTGTGGGGCATCAATCTGCCAGCCATTTCCCTGACGACGCGCGTCCACTACCAGTTGATCGACAGCGAGCTGATGGGGTTCACCTTGAGTAGTCCAAGCGGCTTGCCCTTGTTTTAGCAGCACATTCCCACTGTAAATATCGCCGCCTTTGAGCGTCAGCCAAGCTGCCAGACTAAATTCGGCGCTGTCTAATCCGGTATTATTATGCAACCAGCGGCTGATCCAAGGCTTCACGTCAATATTATCAGCCTGCATATATACAGTGCCGTTATTCAGAATGCCCTGATCGTCGTGTAAATCCATCCGTACCTGAACCACGCCGTGCTGGCCATTAATCGTCGATAGGCTGATCTGCCCTTCGGCGCGATGGCGGTTACGCGAGTTAAGCCAGGTTAACTGAGGAATTTCCAGCTCGGCGCTGGAACCAGAAGGGGTAAGAAATGAAATGCGGCTGTTACGCAGATCGAAATGATCCAACTGACGCAGAAAAATATCGGTGAAGTGGCTGGATTCAAAAGAACGGTTCTGATCACCCGGATTAATCAGCGGACGATCCAAATCCAGCTGTAGCTGATGGAACGTCATATCCCGTAGCTGCCAGCGCCAGTGCAGCAAAGATTGCCAGACATCCAGCGCTAGCGTGATGCGCTGAACCTGCAATTTGGTATCAGGCAACTGGGCGCGCAGATCCCGTACTTCCAGCGTCGGGCCAAAAGTTTCCCAACTGCCTTGAATAAAACCAATTTCCAGCGGAATTCCGCTGACGGCCTGAATCTTAGCCTGTAGCTGCGCACGATAGTCGTTGAGCTGCGGCAACATCAAACGAAGCCCACTCACCAACAATGCCACCACAACAATCATTGTGGCGCCTGTCGCTAACAAAATCCTGGGCAGTCGCCTCACGCATCTCTCCTTGCTTCCCGCTGCAAGGGGCGCAGCGGAAATTTATTACATCATCACCACGTCAAACTGCTCTTGGCTGTAGAGCGGTTCAATTTGAACTTTTACCTGCTTACCGACGAAAATTTCCACTTCGGCCAGCGCATGGGATTCTTCGCTCTTCAGCGCTTCCCCTACC carries:
- the yhdP gene encoding AsmA2 domain-containing protein YhdP → MRRLPRILLATGATMIVVVALLVSGLRLMLPQLNDYRAQLQAKIQAVSGIPLEIGFIQGSWETFGPTLEVRDLRAQLPDTKLQVQRITLALDVWQSLLHWRWQLRDMTFHQLQLDLDRPLINPGDQNRSFESSHFTDIFLRQLDHFDLRNSRISFLTPSGSSAELEIPQLTWLNSRNRHRAEGQISLSTINGQHGVVQVRMDLHDDQGILNNGTVYMQADNIDVKPWISRWLHNNTGLDSAEFSLAAWLTLKGGDIYSGNVLLKQGQAAWTTQGEPHQLAVDQLVVDARRQGNGWQIDAPQLNLTTDGQAWPQGSLSALWLPENNKLLGPDQPEELRLRAKDLQLERIGPLLPTISLFTPDLLARWGDLKPQGHLNALALDIPLKQPELTRFQAKWQDVSWQHWELLPGVNHFSGTLSGSVSHGRLAVNLHDSILPYGDMFGAPLEVSSAQGDIDWRMDDKGWELWSDKLDVKAKSLWANGSFRYQQPEKGQPWLNILAGIRLYDGADAWRYFPQPLMGKALVDYLTGAIQGGQVDNATLVYNGNPHYFPYTHNEGQFQVYVPLRNATFQFQPEWPALENLAIDLNFLNDGLWMNAPRAMLGNVTGTNISANIPDYLKERLFVDAQVAGLGSDVHDYFNDTPLHDSVGSALDELQVGGGVSGRLHLDIPLVEGNITHATGEVTLHNNSLLIKPLQSQLENVSGKFRFSDGNLSSDEISANWFGQPLTVNFTTEEQKDNFQVGVNLRGDWIPAKITEIPAEIAKQLKGSFGWQGKVAVQLPKHGEPSYLVDVNADLKKVSSRLPPPLDTQGGESLPVSVQAKGGLNGFTLSGSAAGTNHFNSQWLLKDQKVELSKAVWQTDSKKVPPLPAEKGLVVNLPPLDGERWLALIGPALASASPQASSMIGKKSASQSQFTLPSRIELQTPELLLGGQAWHNLTLRIEPQLNGTNISAKGREVDGSVRVASSGPWRADIRYLYYNPQWTAQDVDKPLSKAALQDSPLSHDVSFRDWPALQLRCQECWVMGQNIGKVSADISHNNKVLSLKNGLIEVAKAHMAVNGEWQQSAEGNNTSVRMKVSGSKIDDTLSFFGISTPLKDAPFDGNATLAWQGVPWQPRIETLNGNLSAKLSKGAMVNLGGGRAGQLLRLVSFDALLRKLQLDFSDTFSRDFAFDSIRGTASVKSGVVHTNDLLIDGLAADIAMNGSVDLVKRQINMEAVITPEISATVGVATAFVINPVIGAAVFAATKVLGPLWSKISLIRYQITGSLDQPDIHEVLRQLKENKAP